Proteins found in one Cellulomonas palmilytica genomic segment:
- a CDS encoding lytic polysaccharide monooxygenase — protein sequence MALALGLGALTLAAPSASAHGSVTDPPTRNYSCWERWGDDHLNPQMATDDPMCWQAFQDNPNAMWNWNGLFRENVGGQHQAVIPDGQLCSGGRTQNGLYKSMDTVGAWTATRVPNSFRLTLTDGAKHGADYLKIYVTKPGFDPTTQALTWGSLDLVKTTGSYPTTGLYQTDVSLPNRSGRAVLYTIWQASHLDQPYYLCSDIIIGEGGETDPTEEPTEDPTDEPTDDPTDEPTDEPTDEPTDEPTDEPTQNPTGACTATVKVSSSWSGGYVADVVVTAGSGGVNGWKVTVNGGTITQAWGGTASGNVISNAEWNGKLASGQTASAGFLGSGSGSGLSATCAAA from the coding sequence ATGGCCCTCGCCCTGGGCCTGGGCGCCCTGACGCTGGCGGCTCCGTCGGCGAGCGCGCACGGCTCGGTCACCGACCCGCCGACCCGCAACTACAGCTGCTGGGAGCGGTGGGGCGACGACCACCTCAACCCCCAGATGGCGACGGACGACCCGATGTGCTGGCAGGCGTTCCAGGACAACCCGAACGCGATGTGGAACTGGAACGGCCTGTTCCGCGAGAACGTCGGCGGCCAGCACCAGGCCGTGATCCCCGACGGGCAGCTCTGCAGCGGCGGCCGCACGCAGAACGGCCTGTACAAGTCGATGGACACGGTCGGCGCATGGACGGCGACGCGGGTGCCGAACTCGTTCCGCCTGACCCTGACGGACGGCGCGAAGCACGGGGCCGACTACCTGAAGATCTACGTCACGAAGCCGGGCTTCGACCCGACCACGCAGGCCCTCACATGGGGTTCGCTCGACCTGGTGAAGACCACCGGCTCGTACCCGACGACCGGCCTGTACCAGACCGACGTCTCGCTGCCGAACCGCAGCGGCCGGGCCGTGCTGTACACGATCTGGCAGGCGAGCCACCTCGACCAGCCGTACTACCTGTGCAGCGACATCATCATCGGTGAGGGCGGCGAGACCGACCCGACCGAGGAGCCCACGGAGGACCCGACGGACGAGCCCACAGACGACCCGACGGACGAGCCGACGGACGAGCCGACGGACGAGCCGACGGACGAGCCGACCGACGAGCCGACGCAGAACCCGACGGGCGCCTGCACCGCGACCGTGAAGGTCAGCTCGAGCTGGTCCGGCGGCTACGTCGCGGACGTGGTCGTCACGGCCGGGTCCGGCGGGGTCAACGGCTGGAAGGTCACCGTCAACGGCGGGACCATCACGCAGGCCTGGGGCGGGACCGCCTCCGGCAACGTGATCTCGAATGCGGAGTGGAACGGCAAGCTGGCCTCCGGCCAGACCGCGTCGGCCGGGTTCCTCGGCTCGGGATCCGGTTCCGGGCTGAGCGCGACCTGCGCGGCAGCCTGA